One part of the bacterium genome encodes these proteins:
- a CDS encoding 4Fe-4S binding protein: MPGKLPKIDTDACIGCGACVGACPVSALDMAGDKAKLVKPEACTSCGACVDACPVSCIVLA, from the coding sequence ATGCCAGGAAAACTTCCCAAGATAGACACTGATGCCTGCATCGGCTGCGGAGCCTGCGTGGGCGCCTGCCCGGTCAGCGCTTTGGATATGGCCGGCGACAAGGCCAAATTAGTGAAGCCCGAGGCCTGCACCAGCTGCGGAGCCTGCGTGGACGCCTGCCCGGTCTCCTGCATAGTGCTGGCCTGA
- a CDS encoding TetR/AcrR family transcriptional regulator, with amino-acid sequence MNAAWALMESKGVLAVSMDEIARKAEYTKQTVYSYFSSKDELLVAIYLERLRERWGLHQEQMDAMSTGIGKLWAFARSYYSYFTRHPVDLQLVMYLDFWGLYSSETYKKLYAPQCEYFDNTDQYMQRALKQAQEEGKVRNGLDSWWTLSYYYLSLRTNLNKAMINKKISRAKRKEIYFAFVDIFLRGLAPSADK; translated from the coding sequence ATGAACGCGGCCTGGGCGCTGATGGAATCAAAGGGAGTGCTGGCCGTGTCCATGGATGAAATAGCCCGGAAGGCCGAATACACCAAGCAAACAGTCTACTCTTATTTTTCCAGCAAAGACGAACTACTGGTGGCCATTTATTTGGAGAGATTACGGGAAAGGTGGGGCCTGCACCAGGAGCAAATGGATGCCATGTCCACCGGTATCGGCAAGCTTTGGGCCTTCGCCCGTTCTTATTACAGTTATTTTACTCGTCACCCCGTAGATCTCCAGTTGGTGATGTATCTGGATTTTTGGGGACTATATTCCTCCGAGACCTATAAAAAACTTTACGCCCCACAGTGCGAGTACTTTGACAATACGGATCAATATATGCAACGCGCCCTGAAGCAGGCCCAGGAAGAGGGTAAGGTGCGTAACGGCCTGGACAGCTGGTGGACCCTTTCTTATTATTATCTGTCGTTACGGACCAATCTCAACAAAGCTATGATAAATAAGAAAATATCTCGGGCTAAACGGAAGGAGATTTATTTTGCTTTTGTCGACATCTTTTTGCGGGGCCTGGCGCCGTCTGCGGATAAATAA
- a CDS encoding outer membrane beta-barrel protein, whose translation MKKHTILMTALILALAAGANAMTINGGAAWFNPSGVEGSGAVLFSLGAGQRVDDMVMANIQIDFMNKKFTKEITTDSVTTSTVSTTTRLVAYEHSVKYFPITAGVMITLPVGIFISPYVEGRVGFGIANVSYSYNESLYTIAESEQPESGTYSGFGWRIGAGGRLKLGSRSALTAGVSYNGNTCSRSAGNDVFTDLKMSGIGLGAALELSGF comes from the coding sequence ATGAAAAAGCATACGATACTGATGACGGCCCTGATCCTGGCCCTGGCGGCCGGTGCCAATGCCATGACCATCAACGGCGGGGCGGCCTGGTTCAATCCCTCCGGGGTGGAAGGAAGCGGCGCTGTGTTGTTCTCCCTGGGGGCCGGCCAGCGGGTGGACGATATGGTGATGGCCAACATCCAGATAGACTTCATGAACAAGAAATTCACCAAGGAGATCACAACCGACTCCGTTACGACAAGTACGGTAAGCACGACCACACGGTTGGTCGCCTACGAACATTCGGTAAAATATTTTCCGATCACTGCTGGCGTAATGATAACATTGCCGGTCGGGATTTTTATCAGCCCTTATGTCGAAGGGCGTGTAGGTTTTGGCATAGCGAATGTATCATACAGTTACAATGAGAGTCTCTATACGATTGCCGAGAGTGAACAGCCAGAGAGCGGCACCTACAGCGGATTTGGCTGGCGGATAGGCGCCGGAGGCAGGCTTAAGCTAGGATCTCGCAGCGCACTAACGGCGGGAGTTTCCTATAACGGAAATACCTGCTCTCGCAGCGCTGGCAATGATGTGTTCACTGATCTCAAGATGTCAGGCATTGGGCTGGGAGCAGCCCTGGAGCTAAGCGGATTCTGA